The following coding sequences lie in one Candidatus Bathyarchaeia archaeon genomic window:
- a CDS encoding HAD family hydrolase gives MKIKAVLMDLGETLIHIPFGKKEWVEKVRLKETWGTLMKLGLDVEFERFITVLKRVREKTAKLCEKNSVEITIKKVFHETLEKLRVDAAPLMLVKLERAYYRAELEAWHVFQDSFEALEKLRRLDVKMAVVSNSRSDWMVRKLVSKLGLSSYFDVVTTSAELGVRKPREEPFLKTLKALNVESEEGVMIGDTYETDILGAKKIKMRTIYVQRDVYNLLKHFKEPPDAIVSSILQAAGTVESWIKGS, from the coding sequence ATGAAGATTAAAGCTGTATTGATGGATTTAGGAGAAACCCTCATTCACATCCCTTTTGGAAAAAAGGAATGGGTGGAGAAGGTTCGGTTAAAAGAAACATGGGGGACGTTGATGAAATTAGGGTTGGATGTGGAATTTGAAAGATTTATTACTGTTTTAAAGAGGGTTAGGGAAAAAACAGCTAAGCTATGCGAGAAGAATAGTGTTGAAATCACAATTAAGAAAGTTTTCCATGAAACTTTAGAGAAGTTACGAGTAGATGCGGCTCCATTAATGTTAGTGAAGCTCGAGCGGGCTTATTATAGAGCTGAGCTCGAGGCGTGGCACGTATTCCAAGATTCCTTTGAGGCTCTTGAAAAACTCAGGCGGCTCGACGTTAAGATGGCCGTTGTATCCAATAGTAGAAGTGATTGGATGGTGAGGAAATTGGTTTCAAAGCTAGGCTTAAGCTCCTATTTCGACGTTGTGACCACATCGGCTGAGCTAGGTGTAAGAAAACCCAGAGAGGAGCCTTTCCTGAAAACTTTGAAGGCCCTTAATGTTGAATCGGAGGAAGGAGTCATGATAGGCGACACTTATGAAACCGATATACTTGGAGCGAAGAAAATAAAGATGAGGACTATCTACGTTCAAAGAGACGTATATAATTTGTTAAAACACTTTAAAGAGCCACCAGACGCTATCGTGAGCTCCATTCTCCAAGCGGCAGGGACTGTGGAAAGCTGGATAAAGGGCTCATAG
- a CDS encoding glycosyltransferase family 4 protein, which yields MKNSGTLLKIALVRTSLHRGSGQVQHIKGLASELLKMGHSVTVYARSVEVDLAPIQVAQVSTPSSNMPFIRHFTFPIAFRRTLNSADLIHTQYHPDIFAGNFIRQISKLPHVFTYHGFSPVRVWRNVRQRVKMLDHRIGAFFGLRGGVDKIISVSHYLRKELENKYLVGRDKIHVIYNGVDLKRFRPNLETRDLRDRFKLKDSHVILFVGRLVPYKGAEFLLEAIPKVLKAHPKTKFMIVGSPRYDSPRVGRMLQRMDVRKSLIFTGYVEDHELPYFYALCDVFSFPSLWEGFGLPPAEAQACGKPVVAFNHCSLPEVVANDRTGILVQPGNSEAMADALIYLLDNEDRRVKMGLEGRKRVEVLFNWTNVAKETLKVYEKVLQV from the coding sequence ATGAAGAACTCTGGGACGCTGTTAAAGATCGCGTTAGTCAGAACGTCCTTGCATCGAGGATCTGGCCAGGTCCAGCACATAAAGGGTTTAGCCTCGGAGCTCTTGAAAATGGGGCACTCGGTCACCGTGTACGCGAGGAGTGTTGAAGTGGATTTAGCTCCCATCCAAGTAGCGCAGGTATCCACGCCATCCAGTAACATGCCCTTTATCAGGCACTTCACGTTTCCCATAGCTTTCAGGAGAACACTTAACTCAGCGGACCTCATTCACACACAGTATCACCCAGACATCTTCGCAGGCAATTTTATACGCCAAATAAGCAAGCTACCCCACGTCTTCACTTACCATGGATTTTCCCCTGTAAGGGTTTGGAGAAACGTTAGGCAGAGAGTTAAAATGTTAGATCATAGAATCGGAGCCTTTTTCGGTCTAAGAGGAGGAGTAGACAAGATAATATCGGTAAGCCATTATCTTCGAAAAGAGCTTGAAAACAAATATTTAGTAGGTCGAGACAAGATCCACGTCATATATAATGGTGTGGACCTTAAAAGGTTTAGACCTAACCTTGAAACTCGTGATCTCCGAGATAGGTTTAAACTTAAGGATTCACATGTGATTTTGTTTGTTGGTAGGCTTGTTCCATATAAGGGGGCGGAGTTCCTCTTGGAGGCGATTCCTAAGGTTTTAAAGGCACATCCGAAGACGAAGTTCATGATTGTCGGCTCCCCAAGGTACGACTCCCCCAGAGTTGGAAGAATGCTTCAAAGGATGGATGTTAGAAAATCTCTGATTTTCACAGGATACGTTGAGGACCATGAGCTTCCATATTTTTACGCCCTATGCGACGTGTTCTCCTTTCCAAGCTTGTGGGAGGGCTTTGGCTTACCACCAGCTGAGGCTCAAGCCTGCGGTAAGCCCGTTGTCGCCTTCAATCACTGCTCGCTACCCGAGGTTGTGGCGAACGATAGGACAGGCATACTCGTCCAACCGGGAAACTCTGAAGCCATGGCTGACGCGTTAATCTACCTTTTGGATAATGAAGACAGAAGGGTCAAAATGGGATTAGAGGGTAGGAAAAGGGTTGAAGTGTTGTTTAACTGGACAAATGTAGCGAAAGAAACCTTAAAGGTCTATGAGAAAGTGCTACAAGTTTAA
- a CDS encoding glycosyltransferase family 4 protein encodes MKTIGIVHYTAPKREVGGVEAVIDHHTRLLREREYEVHLIYGAGGNVGYPGVEEHEIPLLSPRHKDVQRIHEVIMRKGENEAFNAVKSEVKDRLKDFARGMKVLIIHNIPSMPFNYPATAAVNELVDEVKAKIIFWLHDSFLFRVDLNVVKNQFPINLLHHYSPKVTYVTPTEFRAKQFREMPEPYRIPSINVIPNGVELEDYIKIDETTKLLMRKLGLSFEDEVLLVPVRVTPRKNIELALFVADELKHLMRDARQVKVLITGPPDHQAVKEGVEYLDYLKELIERRGLEENVIFCHEVIGLYREYENGEIVKWSVADVYNIADLIFIPSREEGFGMPIIEAGAARKPVFCSRIPPFKELIRDDIEGYMFDLNDDPKSIAFRIYKLFITDRVESNFHNVIKRFSWDTICDKKIIPLIS; translated from the coding sequence TTGAAGACAATAGGGATTGTACATTACACTGCCCCTAAGCGGGAGGTTGGTGGCGTGGAAGCAGTCATAGACCATCATACGAGGTTATTAAGGGAAAGAGAATATGAAGTTCATTTAATCTATGGGGCTGGAGGTAACGTGGGTTACCCGGGTGTCGAGGAGCATGAAATTCCACTTCTTTCTCCTAGACATAAGGATGTGCAGAGGATTCATGAAGTCATTATGAGAAAAGGAGAAAATGAGGCATTCAACGCTGTAAAGTCTGAAGTTAAAGACCGCCTCAAAGATTTTGCACGCGGTATGAAGGTTTTGATAATCCATAACATTCCATCAATGCCCTTCAACTACCCGGCTACTGCGGCTGTGAACGAATTAGTTGATGAGGTGAAAGCGAAGATTATTTTCTGGTTACACGACAGCTTCCTTTTCAGGGTTGATTTGAACGTGGTCAAGAACCAGTTTCCTATAAACCTCCTACATCACTATAGCCCAAAAGTCACCTATGTGACTCCTACTGAGTTTAGAGCTAAACAGTTTAGGGAGATGCCTGAACCCTATCGAATACCATCTATCAACGTCATTCCTAACGGAGTTGAGCTTGAAGACTATATAAAAATAGACGAAACCACAAAGCTTCTAATGCGAAAGCTTGGATTATCCTTTGAAGATGAGGTCCTTCTCGTACCCGTTCGAGTGACGCCGAGAAAAAACATAGAGCTTGCCTTATTCGTGGCGGATGAGTTAAAACACTTGATGAGAGACGCTCGACAAGTGAAGGTCTTAATCACTGGACCGCCGGATCATCAAGCTGTTAAAGAGGGTGTAGAGTATCTCGACTATTTGAAGGAGTTAATCGAAAGAAGAGGGTTAGAGGAAAACGTCATATTCTGTCACGAAGTCATTGGCTTATATCGAGAGTATGAGAACGGTGAAATAGTCAAGTGGAGCGTCGCCGATGTGTATAACATAGCTGATTTAATATTCATTCCCAGCAGGGAGGAAGGGTTTGGAATGCCTATCATAGAAGCTGGAGCCGCGAGGAAGCCCGTTTTTTGCTCCAGGATACCTCCATTCAAGGAGCTCATCAGAGACGATATAGAGGGATACATGTTTGACTTAAACGATGACCCCAAAAGCATAGCGTTCAGAATCTACAAGTTATTTATAACGGATAGGGTGGAAAGTAACTTCCACAACGTGATTAAAAGATTTAGCTGGGACACGATATGCGATAAAAAAATTATTCCGCTAATTTCTTAG
- the cysS gene encoding cysteine--tRNA ligase — translation MPLTIYDTLTRTQREFKPLKDNRVNMFVCGPTVYDLSHLGHARTYVAYDVMAKYLRLRGYSVFYIMNITDIDDKIIKRARELNTTPFKLAEEMAGEFYRDLKALKIDSVNLFAKASEHIHEIIQQIKALIEKGYAYVVDGDVYYDISRFPEYGKLSHQKPEELVKHRIDPNPKKRSLGDFALWKAAKPGEPSWSSPWGNGRPGWHIEDTAITITYFGPQYDIHGGAVELVFPHHEAEIAQAEAYTGAKPLVNYWVHTGVLTINGKKMSKSLKNFITVRDALKESSPEALRMFFLSSHYRSPIDFTYASLRQSEENVKTINNVYRELMALMTEDLTTSTPSDGRLFEELKLIEEKLYKAMDEDFNTPKALAIILQAAKSINEYLSAEPSLKGVESALKLLEKIDYIFGFLRAEVSGDGKVEKLMSIIIKIREELRSRKEYGLSDVLRKHLQEAGFVVEDTPTGPRWRYH, via the coding sequence ATGCCGTTAACGATCTACGATACGTTGACGAGGACTCAACGGGAATTCAAACCTCTAAAAGATAACAGGGTAAACATGTTTGTCTGCGGTCCAACCGTATACGACCTGTCCCACTTAGGCCACGCCCGAACCTACGTAGCCTACGACGTGATGGCCAAGTACCTTAGGCTTAGAGGATACAGCGTTTTCTACATTATGAACATCACCGACATAGATGACAAGATCATTAAAAGGGCCCGTGAGTTGAATACCACCCCATTCAAGCTGGCTGAGGAGATGGCCGGAGAGTTTTACAGGGATTTGAAGGCCTTAAAAATAGACAGCGTAAACCTATTCGCCAAGGCGTCTGAGCACATCCATGAAATCATACAGCAGATTAAGGCTCTCATCGAAAAAGGATACGCCTACGTCGTGGATGGAGACGTTTACTACGATATCTCACGGTTCCCAGAGTATGGGAAGCTTTCCCATCAGAAGCCAGAGGAGTTGGTGAAGCATCGAATCGATCCAAACCCCAAGAAGCGCAGTCTAGGCGACTTCGCCCTATGGAAGGCGGCTAAGCCAGGGGAGCCCAGCTGGAGCAGCCCATGGGGGAATGGGAGGCCCGGATGGCATATTGAGGACACAGCTATCACCATAACGTATTTTGGACCTCAATACGACATCCATGGTGGAGCTGTTGAGCTCGTCTTCCCGCATCACGAAGCCGAAATAGCTCAAGCCGAAGCCTATACTGGGGCTAAACCTTTAGTGAATTACTGGGTTCACACCGGTGTCCTCACCATAAACGGGAAAAAGATGTCCAAGTCGCTGAAAAACTTCATCACCGTTAGGGATGCGTTGAAGGAAAGCTCCCCTGAAGCCCTGAGAATGTTCTTCCTATCCAGCCACTATAGAAGCCCCATAGACTTCACCTACGCGAGCTTAAGGCAATCTGAGGAGAACGTTAAAACCATCAACAACGTCTACCGAGAATTGATGGCCCTAATGACCGAGGATTTAACCACATCCACTCCCAGCGATGGGCGACTGTTTGAGGAGTTAAAGTTGATTGAAGAAAAACTATATAAGGCGATGGATGAAGACTTCAACACGCCAAAGGCCCTCGCCATAATTCTGCAAGCGGCGAAAAGTATTAACGAATATCTCTCTGCAGAGCCATCCCTTAAAGGCGTAGAGTCGGCTTTAAAACTGTTGGAGAAGATCGACTATATATTTGGGTTTCTACGCGCAGAAGTATCAGGGGACGGAAAGGTTGAGAAACTTATGAGCATCATCATAAAGATTAGAGAAGAGCTGAGGAGTAGGAAGGAATATGGGCTCTCGGACGTGTTGAGAAAACACCTTCAAGAGGCAGGGTTCGTCGTCGAAGATACGCCCACCGGCCCAAGATGGCGCTACCATTAA
- a CDS encoding adenosine-specific kinase, with translation MEIKSVKIEVPEGCNIILGMSHFIKTVEDLYEALVTSIPGIRFGLGFCESSGPCLVRHAGTDGELEKWAAEKAYEIGAGHSFIVILRGVYPINVLNAVKMVQEVCTVYCATANPIEVLIVETEQGKGIIGVVDGFKSKGIEGGEDVKSRKEFLRRIGYKL, from the coding sequence TTGGAGATCAAAAGTGTAAAGATAGAAGTTCCTGAAGGATGCAACATCATCCTTGGGATGTCACATTTCATCAAAACCGTTGAAGACTTGTATGAGGCTTTGGTTACCTCCATTCCAGGGATCAGGTTTGGATTAGGGTTCTGCGAGTCCTCAGGACCGTGCTTGGTAAGGCATGCGGGTACGGATGGGGAGTTGGAGAAATGGGCTGCTGAGAAGGCTTATGAGATTGGGGCTGGACATTCCTTCATCGTGATCTTGAGGGGAGTTTACCCAATCAACGTCTTAAACGCCGTTAAAATGGTTCAGGAAGTATGCACCGTGTACTGCGCCACGGCTAACCCCATCGAAGTACTCATCGTCGAAACAGAGCAGGGGAAAGGAATCATCGGGGTTGTGGATGGATTTAAGAGCAAAGGAATAGAGGGAGGAGAAGACGTAAAGTCCCGTAAGGAGTTTCTAAGGCGAATCGGGTACAAACTCTAA